TGGCCGAGGTTCCACAAACGACCTACCAGATGATCGGCGGACTGAATCAGCAGATCACCCAGGTTCGCGATGCCATCGAGCTGCCGTTCATTCACCGCGAGAAATTCGCAGCCTACGGGCTTGAAGCCCCACGCGGGGTTTTGCTCTACGGGCCTCCGGGCACAGGCAAGACGATGATCGCCCAAGCAGTCGCCCATGCCTTGAGCGAACAAACCGGATCATCCGCTTACTTCCTCAACGTCAAAGGCCCCGAACTGCTCGATAAGTTCGTAGGTGAAACCGAACGCCACATCCGGTTGATTTTCGACCAAGCCCGCGATCAAGCGGCAGCCGGCCACCCCGTCGTGGTGTTCTTCGACGAGATGGACGCGCTCTTCCGCACCCGCGGTACCGGCGTGTCCTCAGACGTTGAAACCACGATCGTCCCGCAGTTGCTCGCGGAGATCGATGGGGTAGAGAAGCTATCGAATGTGCTCGTTATCGGCGCGACCAACCGCGCCGACATGCTTGACCCAGCGGTGTTGCGGCCTGGACGCCTGGACGTCAAAGTGCGTATCGAGAGGCCCGACCGCGCCGCGACACTCGATATTTTGCAGCGCTACCTGAACGAAGACACACCAATCGCACGGACTGAGCTCACCCAACACGTCGATGCAGCGGCGGCGGCAGCGCATCTGTGTGAGGTGGTGGCACACGAAATCTTCGATGCTGACGCTCCATTGTTCGAATGTCTCGATACCGACGGCCAACCCCACTACATCGGCCGAGCCCAGCTGATCTCCGGCGCAGTTGTCAAAGCAATCGTTGACCGCGCAAAGCGTGCCGCCATCAAACGCGAGATCAACGGCGGCGAGACCGGCCTCGACGCGGGCCTTCTGCGTTCAGCGGTCCAAGACGAGTTCACGCACTCCGGCCACATGCCAACGCAAGGCTCACCGGACGAATGGGCCCGCATCCTGGGGCTAAACACACCAACCGGAACCCGCATCGTGAGCGTGCGCCGCCTAGAGAACGGTGAAGAAAACGGCGAAGAAACGGAACCGGCAGGGGATCAGTGAGGAACCAAAAAGCAGAGACCACACGCGTGAGTACGATCCAGCAACACGTCCCGGATGGTTTAGTAGCCGCCGGACTAGTAGGGCGGGCACCCGGTGAACGGATCATGGGCACCGAGACCGAATACGGGGTCATCGCCCCCGGTTCCGGGCTGACACCAACACAGCTCTCCGCGGCGGTAGTGACCGCGATGGGGGAGGCACTCGAACAGCTCGGCTCAGCAAGCGCTGCCGCCCCGTGGGATTACCTGCATGAGCGGCCGCTTGATGACGCCCGCGGCTTTTCGATGAGACGCGCAGACGCCCACGAATCCCAGCTGACCCATGAAGGCACCTCAGTTGCCCCAGGGGCTGCGGCTAAGGGTGGTTCGGGCAGGATTCTGATGAACTCGGTTTTGGGTAACGGTGCCCGCTTCTATGTTGATCACGCTCACCCCGAATATTCCTCCCCGGAGAGCACGAACTCCTACGATGCCGCGGTGTGGGATCAGGCAGGTGACCGCCTGGCGAGCGCGGCGGCGCGGATCGCTAGCGGGCGCATCGGGCACGAGATTCTTCTGCACAAGAACAATGTGGACGGTAAGGGTGCCTCGTATGGAACGCACGAGAATTATCTGACCCCGCGTGCGTTACCGTTCGATGCCCTCGTGTCAGGCCTGCTGCCGTTCTTCGCTACTCGGCATATCGTCTGCGGCTCCGGCCGGGTTGGTCTGGGGCAGTTCGGTGAGAAACCGGGTTTCCAGATCTCCCAGCGTGCCGACTATTTTGAGCAGCGCGTAGGGTTGGAAACCACTCTGCGCCGCCCACTGGTGAACACGCGGGATGAGCCGCATGCTCAACATAGTCGTTTTCGCCGCTTGCACGTGATTGTGGGGGATGCGAATTGTTGGTGTGTTTCCGCTCGCCTTCGTATGGGTGCAACCAGCTGGGTTCTGCGGCTCATCGAAGCAGGCCGATGCCCGCGCGTTGAGATTGTTGATCCGGTGGCCGCGGTGAAAATTTTCTCCCACGACCCCGCATTGCAGGTTCAGGTGCCAACGATTGATGGCCAGCGCGTGAGTGCGCTTGATATCCAGGAGAGCTATCTCGAAGCGGCGGAAGCCTACGCCGCAAGCGACGCCGAGGCTACCGGAGCGGAGCGCGAGGTGTTGCCACTATGGCGGCGGGTGATCGATGCGTTGCGTGCTAACGACACTGTCGCTGACCGGTTAGTTGAATGGCGCGGTAAATACGCGCTACTGCGGGCCTATGCCGCTCGTGGCGGGCTCGACATTGAGGATCCGGACGCCTGGGAAGCAGACCAGCTCAAGCTCATCGACCTGCAATGGTCTGACATGAGGGAAGGTAAAGGCCTAGCGTGGGCACTTGAGCGCGCCGGCAAAGCAGAAACCGTGCTTGCGGAGGCCGATATCGTTACGGCAATGACCACACCACCTGCCAACACACGCGCGTGGGCCCGTGGCCAGGCCGTGACAACCTTCGGTAGCCAACTGAACGCCGCATCGTGGGAGAGCCTGACCTTCGAAGCCAACGGCCGCATCGAACACATCGACATGCCCGTGCCGTGGGCGGGCACCCGCGAGGAAGTCAGCGCCACATCCCCGAACGAATTCCGCTTGGGCGAATTCTGTTCATCCATCAACGCATCAATGAACGCACACACGGCGAGCGCGAGCGACCCGCACGCCCTCTAACAGGCGGGTTTGTAGCATGGAGGCACACAGCAACCGGCATGCAAAGACCACCGGGAACTGAAACGGCATAGGGAAGTAGGGAGTAGAACATGGCCCAGGAACGCATCAACCAACAGAGCGAATCACCCGCGGAACAGAGCAACGAAACCGCGGACACCCCG
The Pseudoglutamicibacter albus DNA segment above includes these coding regions:
- the arc gene encoding proteasome ATPase, whose translation is MSDQASTPSLSPEPRQSSSNDLADVRSRNVELSRRAEDLSRQNARLVDALRRSREAIDGLRASLERDGDFPLTHAVVLARHEAITDRTRAIPGAAAAGVDILHAGRTVRTSISPLLEDEYVVPGADVLVNESLIVVAVLGRRETGTVMTVADTLGADKIVVSTRTGERLVVRAATELARRGVRAGELVVVDAKTDMALSTVTVDSGTSGLQLAEVPQTTYQMIGGLNQQITQVRDAIELPFIHREKFAAYGLEAPRGVLLYGPPGTGKTMIAQAVAHALSEQTGSSAYFLNVKGPELLDKFVGETERHIRLIFDQARDQAAAGHPVVVFFDEMDALFRTRGTGVSSDVETTIVPQLLAEIDGVEKLSNVLVIGATNRADMLDPAVLRPGRLDVKVRIERPDRAATLDILQRYLNEDTPIARTELTQHVDAAAAAAHLCEVVAHEIFDADAPLFECLDTDGQPHYIGRAQLISGAVVKAIVDRAKRAAIKREINGGETGLDAGLLRSAVQDEFTHSGHMPTQGSPDEWARILGLNTPTGTRIVSVRRLENGEENGEETEPAGDQ
- the dop gene encoding depupylase/deamidase Dop — protein: MSTIQQHVPDGLVAAGLVGRAPGERIMGTETEYGVIAPGSGLTPTQLSAAVVTAMGEALEQLGSASAAAPWDYLHERPLDDARGFSMRRADAHESQLTHEGTSVAPGAAAKGGSGRILMNSVLGNGARFYVDHAHPEYSSPESTNSYDAAVWDQAGDRLASAAARIASGRIGHEILLHKNNVDGKGASYGTHENYLTPRALPFDALVSGLLPFFATRHIVCGSGRVGLGQFGEKPGFQISQRADYFEQRVGLETTLRRPLVNTRDEPHAQHSRFRRLHVIVGDANCWCVSARLRMGATSWVLRLIEAGRCPRVEIVDPVAAVKIFSHDPALQVQVPTIDGQRVSALDIQESYLEAAEAYAASDAEATGAEREVLPLWRRVIDALRANDTVADRLVEWRGKYALLRAYAARGGLDIEDPDAWEADQLKLIDLQWSDMREGKGLAWALERAGKAETVLAEADIVTAMTTPPANTRAWARGQAVTTFGSQLNAASWESLTFEANGRIEHIDMPVPWAGTREEVSATSPNEFRLGEFCSSINASMNAHTASASDPHAL